One genomic segment of Pseudomonas sp. p1(2021b) includes these proteins:
- a CDS encoding glycerate kinase gives MKVVIAPDSFKDSLDAAGVARAIGTGLAEVWPDAELVECPMADGGEGTMEAILAASQGELRRQVVRGPLGAPVEAGWGWLASSRTAIIEMAQASGLQLVPTGQRDACRSSTWGTGELIAAALAAGATRIVLAIGGSATNDGGSGMLRALGLRLLDANGQPLAEGGQALAGLAHIDASDLDPRLAEVQVEVAADVDNPLCGPHGASAIFGPQKGASPEQVQALDQALGHFADHCAQLLGEDVRDFPGCGAAGGMGFAAKAFMGARFRPGVEVVADLAGLDALVQGADLVITGEGRFDAQTLRGKTPMGVARVAKRHGVPVVVLAGTLGEGYQQLYAHGIDAAFALASGPMTLERACAEAGLLLRARATDIARLWQVARR, from the coding sequence ATGAAAGTCGTCATCGCCCCCGATTCGTTCAAGGACAGCCTCGACGCTGCCGGTGTCGCCCGTGCCATCGGCACCGGTCTGGCCGAAGTCTGGCCGGACGCGGAGCTGGTCGAATGCCCCATGGCCGACGGTGGCGAAGGCACCATGGAGGCGATCCTCGCCGCCAGCCAGGGCGAACTGCGCCGTCAGGTGGTGCGTGGCCCGCTGGGTGCGCCGGTCGAAGCCGGTTGGGGATGGCTGGCATCCAGCCGCACGGCGATCATCGAAATGGCCCAGGCCAGCGGCCTGCAACTGGTGCCCACCGGCCAGCGCGACGCCTGCCGCAGCAGCACCTGGGGCACCGGCGAGCTGATCGCCGCCGCCCTGGCGGCCGGTGCCACGCGTATCGTCCTGGCCATCGGCGGCAGCGCCACCAACGATGGCGGCAGCGGTATGCTGCGTGCGCTGGGCTTACGCTTGCTGGATGCGAACGGCCAACCGCTGGCAGAAGGCGGGCAGGCCTTGGCCGGCCTGGCGCACATCGACGCCAGCGACCTGGACCCTCGTTTGGCGGAAGTCCAGGTGGAAGTGGCTGCCGATGTCGACAACCCCCTGTGTGGCCCCCATGGCGCTTCGGCGATCTTTGGCCCGCAAAAAGGTGCAAGCCCAGAGCAAGTGCAGGCGCTGGACCAGGCCCTGGGGCATTTCGCCGACCATTGCGCGCAACTGCTGGGCGAAGATGTACGCGATTTCCCAGGCTGCGGTGCGGCCGGAGGCATGGGTTTCGCCGCCAAGGCGTTCATGGGCGCGCGCTTCCGCCCTGGCGTCGAAGTGGTCGCGGACCTTGCCGGCCTCGACGCGCTGGTGCAAGGCGCCGACCTGGTGATCACCGGGGAAGGGCGCTTCGACGCCCAGACCCTGCGCGGCAAGACGCCCATGGGCGTGGCCCGCGTCGCCAAGCGCCATGGCGTACCCGTGGTGGTGCTGGCCGGTACCCTCGGCGAGGGCTACCAGCAACTTTACGCCCACGGTATCGACGCCGCGTTTGCCCTGGCCAGTGGGCCGATGACCCTGGAGCGGGCCTGTGCCGAGGCCGGACTACTGCTCAGGGCGCGGGCGACCGACATTGCCAGGCTTTGGCAGGTGGCGCGGCGCTGA
- the hchA gene encoding glyoxalase III HchA, with protein sequence MTSPQNDKRPTPDPAEDNAFFPSPYSLSQFTAPKSDLSGADYPRPYTGGRWKVLMIGADERYLLTDNGTMFSTGNHPVETLLPMYHLDKAGFTFDVATLSGNPVKFEFWAMPSEDAEVKGLYARYRDAFKQPLKLADVIERALGPDSDYIAVFIPGGHGALIGLPESRDVKRVLQWAAAQDKFVISLCHGPAALLAAGLDETRESCIYNGYRICAFPDDLDAKTPDIGYMPGHLTWKFGEQLKALGVEIVNQDISGATLRDRKLLTGDSPLAGNALGKLAAAALLEEVGAG encoded by the coding sequence ATGACGAGCCCCCAGAACGACAAGCGCCCCACACCGGACCCCGCCGAAGACAACGCGTTCTTCCCTTCGCCTTATTCGCTCAGCCAGTTCACTGCGCCCAAGTCCGACCTCAGTGGCGCCGACTACCCCAGACCCTACACCGGCGGCCGCTGGAAGGTGCTGATGATCGGTGCCGACGAGCGCTATCTGCTGACCGACAATGGCACCATGTTCTCTACCGGCAACCATCCCGTGGAAACCCTGTTGCCGATGTATCACCTGGACAAGGCCGGCTTCACCTTCGACGTGGCGACGTTGTCCGGCAACCCGGTGAAGTTCGAGTTCTGGGCGATGCCTTCGGAGGATGCGGAGGTCAAGGGCCTGTATGCCCGCTACCGGGATGCGTTCAAGCAGCCGCTCAAGCTTGCCGATGTGATCGAGCGGGCACTGGGCCCGGATTCGGACTATATCGCTGTGTTCATCCCCGGCGGCCATGGTGCCCTGATCGGCCTGCCTGAAAGCCGGGACGTCAAGCGGGTGCTGCAATGGGCGGCAGCGCAGGACAAGTTCGTGATCTCCCTGTGCCACGGGCCCGCCGCGCTGCTGGCTGCAGGGCTCGATGAAACCCGCGAAAGCTGCATCTACAACGGCTACCGTATCTGCGCCTTCCCCGATGACCTGGACGCCAAGACCCCCGACATCGGCTACATGCCCGGCCACCTGACCTGGAAGTTCGGCGAGCAGCTCAAGGCCCTGGGGGTGGAAATCGTCAACCAGGATATCTCTGGCGCGACCCTGCGCGACCGCAAGCTGCTCACCGGTGACAGCCCACTGGCCGGGAACGCGCTCGGCAAGCTGGCGGCTGCCGCGCTGCTCGAGGAGGTCGGCGCAGGATGA
- a CDS encoding PA1136 family autoinducer-binding transcriptional regulator, whose product MSRLLVERVFATALTIEGATALTVVQDAVRGYASPLGYDRFVLFSATAARDEVVERIHWVEGNWFGDQSPVDAETYVRHCPVTRHILHARAPFYWSKVSVDGNERYRVVRAPGGPGVHGLQVPVFGPAGLEGAMSLGGERIDTSPRERLALTMLATAAFWAARRLLEAPVDSHVRQLSEREREVLAWTAAGRRQADIAATLGLSPRTVENHLRSARRRLGVDTTAQAVRVALRNGELADMGD is encoded by the coding sequence ATGAGCCGACTACTCGTCGAGCGTGTATTCGCCACCGCCTTGACGATCGAGGGCGCCACGGCGCTCACGGTCGTCCAGGACGCCGTGCGCGGCTACGCCAGCCCACTGGGGTACGACCGCTTCGTGCTGTTCTCCGCTACAGCGGCGCGAGACGAGGTGGTCGAGCGCATTCATTGGGTCGAGGGCAACTGGTTCGGCGACCAGTCGCCGGTGGATGCCGAAACCTATGTGCGCCATTGCCCGGTGACCCGCCATATCTTGCACGCACGTGCACCGTTCTACTGGAGCAAGGTGTCGGTGGACGGCAACGAACGCTACCGGGTAGTGCGCGCACCCGGTGGCCCCGGCGTCCATGGCCTGCAGGTTCCGGTGTTCGGCCCGGCAGGGTTGGAGGGGGCGATGAGCTTGGGCGGCGAACGGATCGACACGTCGCCACGTGAGCGGCTGGCCTTGACCATGCTGGCGACAGCGGCGTTCTGGGCTGCCCGGCGTTTACTGGAGGCACCGGTCGACAGCCATGTGCGTCAGCTCTCCGAGCGTGAGCGGGAGGTGCTGGCCTGGACCGCTGCCGGGCGACGCCAGGCCGACATTGCCGCGACCCTTGGCCTGTCGCCGCGCACGGTGGAGAATCACCTGCGCTCGGCACGCCGTCGGCTTGGCGTCGATACGACCGCACAAGCGGTCAGGGTCGCCTTGCGCAACGGCGAGCTGGCGGACATGGGCGATTGA